A stretch of the Filimonas lacunae genome encodes the following:
- a CDS encoding sensor histidine kinase — MRLLFGSLLLLATTATTGKAQQSVPLNENAYSDSLGHVLQHAVNDSTRARVNFQLSEYWRGKDTAKSAAFLETGRALSSSSPYVKALYPFYLGQLYFASNTAKAADAFLQAQQALAAFTTREAYLYQSMSWFNYGIMLRNEKGDDFVVNTWLNKAIPLAEKAGNDEKIAHFYTQLATLLMNNARFDKAETYNNKAITLLETKHPSSSSLLFAYLSAASNNIYNKKPSEARVCLDKAWKLLAPYPQSVNLPNYYYNEALYYTTVNEFDSAMTSLNKGIAMAKQLNQQQLLQMLVFRKYNILLESKQYGPARALLMELMQEGTLTKEVNNRKMIYQHLAAVNASLGDMREAYNWSQQYSKLSDSLSESKLQKNIQELEIKYNKAEDEKKIAALDAAKTKATLSAHNQRLMNWLLGIASLLLLAIASFAMLLYRNNKKLAKQKELNYLQQLRDAEQQKQIQIGQALLQGEENERERIARDLHDGLGGMLAGIKLNLSTLPGSPATSHNELHKIISQIDHSSTELRRIAHNMMPEALLSYGLAAALYDLCDSLSSDQLSISFQPFGLSTQLPKGIQVTIYRIVQEMLSNAMKHAHATHIVIQCSQNQNILLITAEDNGKGFDMSLIGRTKGIGLTNIKKRVEYLQGKMEIIAAINEGTTINIELNVAG; from the coding sequence ATGAGGCTATTGTTTGGATCACTGCTGTTGCTGGCAACAACAGCTACCACAGGCAAGGCACAGCAATCCGTGCCACTAAATGAAAACGCATACTCCGACAGCCTGGGCCACGTGCTGCAACACGCCGTAAACGACAGCACCAGGGCCAGGGTTAACTTTCAACTCAGTGAATACTGGCGGGGTAAAGACACAGCTAAAAGCGCTGCTTTTCTGGAAACAGGTCGTGCGCTAAGCAGCTCGTCCCCTTATGTAAAAGCATTGTATCCTTTTTACCTGGGGCAGTTGTACTTTGCTTCTAACACCGCTAAGGCTGCCGATGCTTTTTTACAGGCGCAACAGGCACTGGCTGCCTTTACCACACGGGAAGCATACTTGTATCAGTCCATGTCGTGGTTTAACTATGGCATTATGCTGCGCAACGAAAAAGGCGATGATTTTGTGGTAAACACCTGGTTAAATAAAGCTATTCCGCTGGCAGAAAAAGCAGGCAACGATGAAAAGATAGCCCACTTTTATACGCAACTGGCCACCCTGCTGATGAACAATGCACGTTTTGATAAAGCAGAAACCTACAACAACAAAGCCATTACGCTGCTGGAAACCAAACATCCTAGCTCATCCAGCTTATTGTTTGCTTACTTATCCGCTGCCAGCAATAACATCTATAACAAAAAGCCTTCGGAAGCCCGGGTATGTCTGGATAAGGCATGGAAGCTGCTGGCCCCCTATCCGCAATCTGTAAACCTTCCCAACTACTATTATAACGAAGCATTATACTACACCACTGTAAATGAGTTTGACAGTGCTATGACCAGCTTAAACAAAGGCATTGCCATGGCCAAACAACTCAACCAGCAACAGCTGTTACAGATGCTGGTGTTTAGAAAGTATAACATACTGCTGGAATCCAAGCAATACGGACCAGCGCGCGCGCTGCTGATGGAACTGATGCAGGAAGGCACGCTCACCAAAGAGGTAAATAACCGTAAAATGATATACCAGCACCTGGCTGCTGTAAACGCCAGCCTGGGCGATATGCGGGAAGCCTATAACTGGAGCCAGCAATACAGCAAACTAAGCGACAGCCTTAGCGAAAGCAAACTGCAAAAGAACATACAGGAGCTGGAAATAAAATACAATAAGGCCGAAGACGAAAAGAAGATTGCTGCCCTGGATGCCGCCAAAACCAAAGCCACCCTATCTGCCCATAACCAACGTTTAATGAACTGGTTACTGGGTATAGCTTCTTTACTGTTACTGGCTATTGCCAGCTTTGCGATGCTCCTGTATCGCAACAATAAAAAACTGGCAAAACAAAAAGAGCTGAATTACCTGCAACAGCTCAGGGATGCCGAACAACAAAAACAGATACAGATAGGCCAGGCTTTATTACAGGGCGAAGAGAATGAGCGGGAACGGATAGCACGTGATTTACACGATGGATTAGGAGGCATGCTGGCAGGCATTAAACTGAACCTGAGCACCTTACCCGGATCGCCAGCCACCAGCCACAACGAGCTGCATAAGATTATTTCACAGATAGACCATTCCTCTACCGAACTGCGCCGCATTGCACATAATATGATGCCGGAAGCCTTGCTTTCCTATGGACTGGCAGCTGCTTTATACGACTTATGCGATTCCCTTTCCAGCGATCAACTCAGCATCTCTTTCCAGCCCTTTGGCCTGAGTACGCAACTGCCCAAAGGCATACAGGTAACCATATACCGTATTGTGCAGGAAATGCTGTCGAATGCAATGAAGCACGCCCACGCTACCCATATTGTAATACAATGCTCACAAAACCAAAACATCTTATTAATCACCGCGGAAGACAATGGCAAGGGTTTTGACATGAGCCTGATTGGTCGCACCAAAGGCATAGGACTTACCAATATTAAAAAGCGGGTAGAATACCTGCAGGGTAAAATGGAAATTATAGCCGCCATTAATGAAGGCACCACTA
- a CDS encoding peptidase associated/transthyretin-like domain-containing protein gives MKPGMKRIKRVMLPLMVACCMLMTAAQLKAQYVQKERDDTIRLWPKGTFDTVAARYALQEGNGTIKGVAFTRPNKTIYGRTGKRIYANKIKVVLFPVTPYLLEYLDLRKKQNPKKLKFVYLSPDAYRFRLEAVTNSTGEFTFPKMKPGKYYIQGVLGWYSSGYYDRYTGSGYNGYGTTNYYSRELYTTDHSDLLEKFVDVDNDGQVVEVKLK, from the coding sequence ATGAAACCCGGAATGAAACGTATAAAAAGAGTGATGCTGCCGTTGATGGTAGCATGTTGTATGCTGATGACAGCAGCACAGTTGAAAGCGCAATATGTGCAAAAAGAGAGGGATGATACTATTCGTTTATGGCCTAAAGGTACTTTTGATACCGTTGCTGCCAGGTACGCGCTGCAGGAGGGTAATGGTACTATTAAAGGAGTGGCGTTTACGCGCCCGAACAAAACTATTTATGGCAGAACCGGCAAGCGTATTTATGCCAATAAAATAAAAGTAGTGTTGTTTCCTGTAACGCCTTATTTACTGGAATACCTGGATTTAAGAAAAAAGCAGAATCCGAAGAAATTAAAGTTTGTGTACTTGTCGCCCGATGCCTATCGTTTCAGGCTGGAAGCTGTTACCAATAGCACCGGTGAGTTTACTTTTCCTAAAATGAAGCCGGGTAAATATTATATTCAGGGTGTGCTGGGCTGGTATTCCAGCGGATATTACGACCGGTATACAGGTAGCGGTTATAATGGTTATGGAACTACCAATTATTATTCCCGTGAATTATATACCACCGATCATTCCGATTTACTGGAGAAGTTTGTAGATGTAGATAATGATGGGCAGGTAGTGGAAGTGAAGCTGAAATAA